A single region of the Terriglobales bacterium genome encodes:
- the purD gene encoding phosphoribosylamine--glycine ligase, with product MRVLVIGGGGREHALVWKLRQSPKVTEVICAPGNGGIAQEAECVPVDAGSVEALAQVAQKVRPDLTVVGPELPLARGVVDEFQGRGWRIFGPTREAARLESSKSFAKEFMQRVKIPTAHYAICLSTSDVKDALPHFHPPIVVKADGLAAGKGVVIAPSKEEAMSVATEMLSGERLGEAGVRVVLEECLEGEELSFLVLSDGERVAPLVAAQDHKRVGDGDTGPNTGGMGAYSTPSLLDPHMGDWLLNHVARPVIEGMKAEEAEYRGILYCGLMMTARGPMVLEFNCRFGDPETQAILMRLESDLLGAFIASVEGRVSEGDLRWSSGATTCVVLASEGYPGSYQSGKHIEGLEDAGKVEGVKIFHAGTVQRDGSYFTAGGRVLNVCAHAPDLEGAVERAYEAAGKIHFEGMHYRKDIGARALRLKA from the coding sequence ATGCGAGTCCTGGTCATCGGCGGCGGCGGTCGCGAGCACGCACTGGTGTGGAAGCTGCGGCAGTCGCCGAAAGTTACCGAAGTGATCTGCGCGCCGGGCAACGGCGGCATCGCCCAGGAAGCCGAATGCGTGCCCGTGGACGCGGGCTCGGTGGAGGCGCTGGCGCAGGTGGCTCAGAAGGTCCGTCCGGACCTTACGGTCGTGGGGCCGGAACTGCCGCTGGCGCGAGGCGTGGTGGACGAGTTCCAGGGACGCGGCTGGCGTATCTTCGGGCCCACGCGGGAAGCGGCGCGGCTGGAATCGAGCAAGAGCTTCGCCAAAGAGTTCATGCAGCGGGTGAAGATCCCGACCGCGCACTACGCCATTTGCCTTTCGACTTCGGACGTGAAGGACGCGCTGCCCCATTTTCATCCCCCCATCGTGGTCAAGGCCGACGGCCTGGCGGCCGGCAAGGGAGTGGTCATTGCTCCCAGCAAGGAAGAGGCCATGAGCGTCGCGACGGAGATGCTGAGCGGCGAACGCCTGGGCGAGGCGGGGGTGCGGGTCGTGCTGGAAGAGTGCCTGGAGGGCGAAGAACTCTCGTTCCTGGTGCTTTCCGATGGGGAGCGTGTCGCGCCCCTGGTTGCCGCGCAGGACCATAAGCGCGTGGGCGATGGCGATACCGGTCCCAATACCGGCGGCATGGGGGCCTACTCGACGCCCAGCCTGCTCGATCCGCACATGGGCGACTGGCTTCTCAACCACGTGGCCCGGCCGGTGATCGAAGGCATGAAGGCGGAGGAGGCCGAATACCGCGGCATCCTGTATTGCGGGCTGATGATGACCGCGCGCGGGCCCATGGTGCTGGAGTTCAACTGCCGCTTCGGGGACCCGGAGACGCAAGCCATCCTGATGCGGCTGGAGAGCGACCTGCTGGGCGCGTTTATCGCGTCCGTGGAAGGGCGGGTGAGCGAAGGCGATCTGCGCTGGTCCAGTGGGGCGACTACATGTGTAGTGTTAGCCTCTGAGGGTTACCCGGGCAGCTACCAGAGCGGCAAACACATTGAGGGCCTGGAGGACGCGGGGAAGGTCGAGGGCGTCAAGATCTTCCATGCCGGTACGGTGCAGCGTGATGGCAGCTACTTCACGGCAGGCGGGCGGGTGCTGAACGTTTGCGCCCACGCCCCCGATCTGGAGGGCGCGGTAGAGCGCGCATATGAAGCCGCGGGCAAGATTCACTTCGAGGGCATGCACTACCGCAAGGACATCGGGGCAAGGGCCTTGCGTTTGAAGGCGTAG